One stretch of Arachis duranensis cultivar V14167 chromosome 1, aradu.V14167.gnm2.J7QH, whole genome shotgun sequence DNA includes these proteins:
- the LOC107459896 gene encoding SKP1-like protein 11 produces MGSPPKKIMLCSSEKEIFNVEEQVMVQHSVIINNMIKDGSFNHEESKIPLDCVDSKTLKKIIEYCTHHTHHHNDNQKDLEAWDAQFLNVDPNTLYDLLMAANYLEIRNLLDLIYGTIKNMIKGKKIDEIRRIFNIKDHGFTPEEEEQNRKEYPHLY; encoded by the exons aTGGGTTCGCCGCCGAAGAAGATCATGCTATGCAGTTCGGAAAAGGAGATTTTCAATGTGGAAGAACAAGTGATGGTGCAACATTCGGTGATCATAAACAACATGATCAAAGATGGGTCGTTTAACCATGAAGAGAGCAAGATTCCACTGGATTGCGTTGACTCCAAGACCCTCAAGAAGATCATCGAGTATTGTACGCACCACACTCACCACCACAACGACAACCAAAAAGATCTTGAGGCTTGGGATGCTCAATTTCTCAATGTTGATCCTAACACCCTTTATGATTTGTTGATG GCAGCAAATTATCTTGAGATTAGAAATCTCTTGGATCTGATATACggaactataaaaaatatgataaagggaaagaaaatagaTGAGATACGCAGAATCTTCAACATCAAAGACCATGGCTTCACTCCTGAAGAGGAAGAACAAAATCGCAAGGAGTACCCACATCTTTATTAG
- the LOC110277616 gene encoding uncharacterized protein LOC110277616, with the protein MLVRAARMKVVQDVAFDSFVLYTISKYGSLNSSWEVSVDNERTKFNCSCLRMDSFGIPCEHIVCVLVFLNILELPKSLVLTRWSKNAKTSTFDSSGVTWESIILSQYGCLMDWCRQLSYIASRRQERFHLVRDTVMSLIEDFKIEDEQEKQVGAQADDSDGIFPKNPQSCRSKCRPGEKIKRKPQRCSICRMEGHNKKSCPLAKNIQQQTNATSYGINRNHVEKGLDADAEMEFWASDLEEDYEEQEFWAGDSDASVDMELSEEFSI; encoded by the exons ATGCTTGTTAGGGCTGCAAGAATGAAGGTTGTGCAAGATGTGGCATTTGATTCATTTGTACTTTATACAATATCTAAATATGGAAGTCTAAATAGTTCATGGGAGGTGTCTGTGGATAATGAAAGGACGAAATTTAATTGTTCATGCTTAAGGATGGATTCTTTTGGAATTCCGTGTGAGCATATAGTTTGTGTGCTGGTGTTTCTTAACATCCTTGAACTGCCAAAGTCTCTTGTGTTGACAAGATGGTCGAAGAATGCCAAGACAAGCACTTTTGATTCAAGTGGCGTTACTTGGGAGTCTATAATATTGAGTCAATATGGATGCTTGATGGATTGGTGTCGGCAGCTATCCTATATCGCTAGTCGAAGGCAGGAGAGATTCCACCTTGTTCGAGATACTGTTATGAGCCTAATCGAAGATTTCAAGATTGAAGATGAACAAGAAAAGCAAGTTGGTGCGCAAGCTGATGATTCAGATGGTATTTTTCCTAAGAATCCACAAAGTTGTAGGTCTAAGTGTCGTCCAGGTGAGAAGATCAAACGAAAACCACAACGATGTAGTATTTGTCGCATGGAAGGGCACAATAAAAAATCTTGTCCATTGGCAAAGAACATTCAGCAGCAGACCAATGCAACTTCTTATGGCATAAATAGGAACcatgttgagaaaggtttagaTGCAGATGCAGAAATG GAATTTTGGGCATCTGATCTTGAAGAAGATtatgaagaacaagagttttgGGCAGGAGATTCTGATGCAAGTGTCGACATGGAACTTAGTGAAGAGTTCTCGATTtag
- the LOC127746804 gene encoding protein FAR1-RELATED SEQUENCE 5-like, translating to MEERVFFDEMIEELDDTEEFQGMYQDKIEQEAVNSEDLGEHEFQEMFDGNDFSHEVDELYRIEDIENISMVNFLNIGAHEMECFHFPNLQIAFDFYNHYAKSVGFGARKSKTWKNSKGEYVKQLFVCSHEGFRPEKYYNMKNRKREPKSETRCGCLARFVVRFVAYTGRWHVALFVESHNHDCLDPRLVGFLPTHRKMAEADASQMNNMKDASISTRHIYAMLANQAGGYENVNYTLRDMYNEIARRRRHVLGDARAALRYLKNQKAEDTSLYYEHIVDAKGVLRALFWCDGRSQLDYEVFGDVLAFDATYKKNKYLCPVVVFSGVNHHNQTVVFGSALVTDESKEVYVWLLQQLLAAMKGKAPVSVITDGAPSMRFAIETVFPNAHHRLCAWHLIRNATSNVGNPKFTSMFKKCMLGDYEISVFEQKWFGMVEEFGVAEKNWIIDMYDKRHIWATAHIRGKFFVGFRTTSRCEDIRRLKLTMFPYLVFRYLKQH from the exons ATGGAAGAAAGAGTATTCTTTGATGAGATGATAGAAGAGTTAGATGATACAGAGGAATTTCAAGGAATGTATCAAGATAAAATTGAGCAAGAAGCTGTGAATTCTGAGGATTTAGGGGAGCATGAATTTCAAGAAATGTTTGATGGGAACGATTTTTCACATGAGGTGGATGAATTATATCGAATAGAAGATATTGAAAATATTTCCATGGTTAATTTTCTGAACATAGGTGCTCATGAGATGGAATGCTTTCATTTTCCTAATCTTCAGATAGCATTTGATTTCTATAACCATTATGCGAAATCTGTTGGTTTTGGTGCTAGAAAAAGTAAGACTTGGAAAAATAGCAAAGGAGAATATGTGAAGCAATTGTTTGTGTGCTCTCATGAGGGATTTAGACCAGAGAAATATTATAatatgaaaaacagaaaaagggAGCCAAAATCTGAGACTCGTTGTGGTTGTCTGGCTAGGTTTGTAGTTCGTTTTGTAGCTTACACTGGAAGATGGCATGTGGCTTTGTTTGTTGAATCGCACAATCATGATTGCCTTGATCCTAGGTTAGTTGGTTTTCTTCCTACACATAGAAAAATGGCAGAAGCTGATGCTAGTCAAATGAACAACATGAAAGATGCAAGCATTAGCACACGCCATATATATGCTATGTTAGCTAATCAAGCAGGTGGTTATGAAAATGTTAATTATACCTTAAGGGATATGTATAATGAGATTGCTAGGCGAAGGCGTCATGTCCTGGGTGATGCTAGAGCGGCATTGCGATACCTCAAAAACCAGAAAGCTGAAGATACAAGCCTCTATTATGAGCACATAGTTGATGCTAAAGGGGTATTGCGAGCTCTATTTTGGTGTGATGGAAGAAGCCAATTAGATTATGAAGTATTTGGAGATGTGCTTGCCTTTGATGCGACATACAAGAAGAACAAGTACTTATGTCCTGTAGTAGTGTTTTCCGGTGTGAATCATCACAACCAAACAGTGGTATTTGGAAGTGCTCTAGTTACCGATGAGAGTAAGGAGGTCTACGTGTGGTTATTACAGCAACTATTGGCAGCCATGAAGGGAAAAGCACCTGTATCTGTGATTACAGATGGTGCTCCATCAATGAGATTTGCAATTGAGACGGTATTTCCAAATGCCCATCATAGATTATGTGCTTGGCACCTCATTCGGAACGCCACAAGTAATGTTGGAAACCCAAAATTTACATCTATGTTCAAGAAGTGCATGCTAGGAGATTATGAGATTAGTGTGTTTGAGCAGAAGTGGTTTGGAATGGTTGAGGAGTTTGGTGTAGCTGAAAAGAATTGGATTATTGACATGTACGATAAAAGGCATATATGGGCCACTGCACATATTCGAGGCAAGTTTTTTGTAGGATTTAGGACAACTTCTCGATGCGAAG ATATAAGGAGGTTGAAGCTGACTATGTTTCCATATCTAGTCTTCCGGTACTTAAAACAGCATTAG
- the LOC127739556 gene encoding SKP1-like protein 11 — translation MTQLDRLSVYHWLNAWCIKPVGGALVRQEPEYILLALMGSPLKKIMLCSSEKEIFSVEEQVMVQHSVIINNMIEDGSYNHEESKIPLDCVDSKTLKKVIDYCTHHTHHHNDNQEDLEAWDAQFLNVDSNGLYDLLMAANYLEIRNLLDLIYGTIKNMIKGKKIDEIRRIFNIKDHGFTPEEEEQNRKEYPHFY, via the exons ATGACCCAGTTGGACCGTCTTTCTGTCTACCAT TGGCTTAATGCATGGTGCATAAAACCTGTTGGTGGAGCACTTGTTAGGCAGGAACCAGAATATATCTTATTAGCCT tgaTGGGTTCGCCGTTGAAGAAAATCATGCTATGCAGTTCGGAAAAGGAGATTTTCAGTGTGGAAGAACAAGTGATGGTGCAACATTCGGTGATCATAAACAACATGATTGAAGATGGGTCGTACAACCATGAAGAGAGCAAGATTCCATTGGATTGCGTTGACTCCAAGACTCTCAAGAAGGTCATTGATTATTGTACACACCACACTCACCACCACAACGACAACCAAGAAGATCTTGAGGCTTGGGATGCCCAATTTCTCAATGTTGATTCTAACGGCCTTTATGATTTGTTGATG GCAGCAAATTATCTTGAGATTAGAAATCTCTTGGATCTGATCTACggaactataaaaaatatgataaagggaaagaaaatagaTGAGATACGCAGAATCTTCAACATCAAAGATCATGGCTTCACTCCGGAAGAGGAAGAACAAAATCGCAAGGAGTACCCACATTTTTATTAG
- the LOC107472805 gene encoding LOW QUALITY PROTEIN: E3 ubiquitin-protein ligase At4g11680 (The sequence of the model RefSeq protein was modified relative to this genomic sequence to represent the inferred CDS: deleted 2 bases in 1 codon) produces MMSSVSSETQQNRPSLMTRTAMRISRSRWFTFLRRVFHYQNGPSSTSSELGSNPFISSTWMGLELVALVVQITSTTLTLAISKSERPIWPMRIWVAGYDIACVLNLLLLCGRYHQIHVTTHRDVLSDLEQQRYNNGDASLQRRAHLMNKCRSSLELFFAMWFVMGNVWAFDSRFGSFQEAPKLNILCXXXXXXXXXXXXXXXXPFLLFLLLCCIVPLISTFLGYNMNMGSNAKGASEDQISQIPTWRYKQVHDHHALDHCNHDDCSQTFINEDQECCICLNKYKDKEEVRQLPCFHLFHKKCVDQWLRIISCCPLCKQGLQR; encoded by the exons atgaTGAGTTCTGTTTCTTCTGAAACACAACAAAATAGGCCTTCTTTGATGACTAGAACGGCCATGAGAATATCGAGATCGAGATGGTTCACATTCTTGAGGAGAGTATTCCACTACCAAAACGGGCCGAGTTCTACTTCGTCAGAACTCGGCTCGAACCCTTTCATTTCCAGCACCTGGATGGGGCTGGAATTGGTTGCATTGGTGGTTCAAATAACTAGCACGACTCTCACTCTTGCGATTTCCAAGAGTGAGAGACCAATTTGGCCTATGAGGATTTGGGTAGCTGGTTATGACATTGCTTGTGTCCTTAATTTGTTGCTTCTTTGTGGCCGCTACCATCAAATTCATGTCACCACTCATAGAGATGTTCTTAGCGATTTGGAGCAGCAGAGATACAATAATGGAGATGCAAG CTTACAGAGAAGGGCACATTTGATGAACAAATGCCGGAGTTCATTAGAGCTTTTCTTTGCAATGTGGTTTGTGATGGGAAATGTTTGGGCCTTTGACTCACGGTTTGGGTCATTCCAAGAAGCCCCAAAACTCAATATTCTATGC NNNNNNNNNNNNNNNNNNNNNNNNNNNNNNNNNNNNNNNNNNNNNNNCCCTTTCCTATTGTTCTTGTTGCTTTGTTGCATTGTCCCTTTAATTAGTACCTTCCTTGGTTACAACATGAACATGGGATCTAATGCTAAGGGTGCTTCTGAGGATCAAATCTCTCAGATTCCAACTTGGAGATATAAACAAGTTCATGATCATCATGCCTTGGATCATTGCAATCATGATGATTGTTCTCAAACAttcatcaatgaggatcaa GAGTGTTGCATTTGTTTGAACAAGTACAAAGACAAAGAAGAAGTTAGACAATTGCCCTGTTTCCATCTCTTCCATAAAAAATGTGTGGATCAATGGCTAAGAATTATATCATGCTGCCCTCTTTGTAAACAAGGATTACAAAGGTAG